A window from Streptomyces sp. NBC_00335 encodes these proteins:
- a CDS encoding HAMP domain-containing protein, which produces MEAGAAVRRTGTRPKGGRSRRGGTTEVDTAALNRLLTALVSMRDGNFRKRLTVSGDGVMAEIAAVYNEVADRNLHLTGELSRVRRMVGREGKLSERLETGACEGSWAAAIDASNQLVDDLARPVSEVGRVLSAVAEGDLDQRMDLRTQAAEGAGHPLRGEFLKVGRTVNNLVDQLSAFTDEVTRVALEVGTEGKLGGQAQVRGMSGSWKDLTDSVNTMAYRLTAQVRDIALVTTAVAKGDLSRKVTVHVAGEMLQLKNTVNTMVDQLSSFSSEVTRVAREVGTEGELGGQAKVPGVAGVWKDLTDSVNTMAGNLTAQVRGIAQVTTAVANGDLSQKVRVSARGEVAQLAETINQMTETLRTFADEVTRVASEVGAKGTLGGQAQVPGAAGTWKDLTDSVNTVFRNLTTQVRDIATVTTAVANGDLSQKVTVNVAGEMLELKNTVNTMVDQLQSFGAEVTRVAREVGVEGELGGQAQVPGAAGTWKDLTDSVNTAFRNLTGQVRNIAQVTTAVANGDLSQKVTVDVSGEMLQLKNTVNTMVDQLSSFADQVTRMARDVGTEGRLGGQARVEGVSGTWKELTDSVNFMAGNLTSQVRQIAQVTTAVARGDLSQKIDVDARGEILELKNTINTMVDQLSAFAEQVTRVARDVGTEGRLGGQAQVPGVAGVWRDLTDSVNGMAGNLTSQVRNIAQVATAVARGDLSQKIEVDARGEILELKNTLNTMVDQLSNFAEQVTRVAREVGTEGILGGQAEVKGVSGTWKDLTQSVNFMANNLTSQVRNIAEVTTAVAMGDLSKKITVDAKGEILELVTTVNTMVDQLSSFAEQVTRVAREVGTEGILGGQARVRGVTGIWKDLSDNVNTMAGNLTAQVRGIAQVSTAVANGDLTKTVTVEARGEVAQLADTVNTMVKTLSSFADEVTRVAREVGTEGRLGGQAHVPGVSGTWKDLTDSVNFMASNLTGQVRQIAMVTTAIAKGDMTKKIDIDARGEILELKTTINTMVDQLSSFADQVTRVAREVGTEGILGGQARVRDVDGTWRDLTESVNEMAGNLTRQVRAIAAVATAVTRGDLNLKIDVDAAGEIQVLQDNINTMIANLRDTTLANKEQDWLKGNLARISALMQGRRELDDVASLIMSELTPVVSAQHGAFFLALPAGGTPEIGTDGGADGSYELRMRGSYAYAGGQMPISFRPGEGLIGMVAEEKRMVLIENTPPGYLKISSGLGEAPPAHVIVLPVLFEGKVLGVIELASFQPFTQIQKDFLSQIAEMIGTSVNTISVNSKTEMLLKQSQEMTEQLRERSDELENRQKALQAANAELEEKAELLAQQNRDIEVKNTEIEEARQVLEERAEQLAVSMRYKSEFLANMSHELRTPLNSLLILAKLLADNADENLSPKQVEFAETIHGAGSDLLQLINDILDLSKVEAGKMDVSPTRIALVQLVDYVEATFRPLTAEKGLDFSVRVSPELPATLHTDEQRLLQVLRNLLSNAVKFTDTGAVELVIRPAGADVPIAIREQLLEAGSLREADADLIAFSVTDTGIGIAASKMLVIFEAFKQADGTTSRKYGGTGLGLSISREIARLLGGEIHAASEPGRGSTFTLYLPLHPSELPPQGYAPPTPGGARGELYRRPAAEEVRPELPAAPVAQGPVGSVGPMALPRAGEPAGQGSSALFRRRRKAMAEPPLRAEVPGQGDADAWFVEEPLPQAPRTYDFHGERVLIVDDDVRNVFALTSVLEQHGLAVLYAENGREGIEVLEQHDDVALVLMDIMMPEMDGYATTSAIRRMPQFEGLPIIALTAKAMKGDREKAIESGASDYVTKPVEPDYLLSVMEGHMRGAGA; this is translated from the coding sequence GTGGAGGCTGGCGCGGCGGTGCGGCGTACGGGAACGCGCCCGAAGGGAGGACGCTCCCGGCGGGGCGGGACGACGGAAGTCGATACCGCGGCCCTGAACAGGCTGCTCACGGCCCTGGTGTCGATGCGGGACGGTAACTTCCGCAAGCGGCTGACGGTGTCCGGCGACGGGGTGATGGCGGAGATCGCCGCCGTCTACAACGAGGTGGCCGACCGCAATCTCCACCTGACCGGGGAGCTGTCCCGGGTGCGGCGCATGGTCGGCCGCGAGGGCAAGCTCAGCGAACGGCTGGAAACAGGCGCCTGCGAGGGCTCCTGGGCGGCCGCGATCGACGCCTCGAACCAGCTGGTCGACGATCTGGCCCGGCCGGTGTCCGAGGTGGGCCGGGTGCTGTCGGCGGTCGCCGAGGGTGACCTCGACCAGCGCATGGACCTGCGGACCCAGGCCGCGGAGGGTGCCGGGCACCCGCTGCGCGGGGAGTTCCTGAAGGTCGGGCGGACGGTCAACAACCTGGTCGACCAGCTCTCCGCGTTCACCGACGAGGTGACGCGGGTGGCGCTGGAGGTGGGTACCGAGGGCAAGCTCGGCGGCCAGGCGCAGGTGCGCGGAATGTCGGGATCCTGGAAGGATCTGACCGACTCCGTCAACACGATGGCGTACCGGCTCACCGCCCAGGTGCGTGACATTGCTCTCGTGACCACGGCCGTGGCCAAGGGCGATCTGTCGCGCAAGGTCACGGTGCACGTGGCCGGCGAGATGCTGCAGCTGAAGAACACCGTGAACACGATGGTGGACCAGCTCTCCTCGTTCTCCTCCGAGGTGACCCGCGTGGCCCGCGAGGTGGGTACGGAGGGCGAGCTCGGCGGCCAGGCGAAGGTGCCCGGGGTCGCGGGCGTGTGGAAGGACCTGACCGACTCCGTCAACACGATGGCGGGCAACCTGACGGCCCAGGTGCGCGGTATCGCGCAGGTGACCACGGCCGTGGCCAACGGCGACCTGTCGCAGAAGGTCCGGGTCAGCGCGCGCGGCGAGGTCGCGCAGCTGGCCGAAACGATCAACCAGATGACCGAGACACTGCGGACCTTCGCGGACGAGGTCACGCGCGTGGCCAGCGAGGTCGGCGCCAAGGGCACGCTCGGCGGCCAGGCGCAGGTGCCGGGTGCCGCGGGTACGTGGAAGGACCTCACCGACTCGGTGAACACGGTCTTCCGCAACCTCACCACGCAGGTGCGGGACATCGCGACGGTGACGACGGCGGTGGCCAACGGCGATCTGTCGCAGAAGGTCACCGTGAACGTGGCCGGCGAGATGCTGGAGCTGAAGAACACCGTCAACACGATGGTGGACCAGCTCCAGTCGTTCGGTGCTGAGGTGACGCGTGTGGCCCGTGAGGTCGGCGTCGAGGGCGAACTGGGCGGCCAGGCGCAGGTGCCGGGCGCGGCCGGGACGTGGAAGGACCTCACCGACTCGGTGAACACCGCCTTCCGCAACCTCACCGGGCAGGTCCGCAACATCGCCCAGGTGACGACGGCGGTGGCCAACGGCGATCTGTCGCAGAAGGTCACGGTCGACGTCTCCGGCGAGATGCTCCAGCTGAAGAACACCGTGAACACGATGGTGGACCAGCTGTCCTCCTTCGCCGACCAGGTCACGCGGATGGCGCGGGACGTGGGCACGGAGGGCCGGCTCGGCGGCCAGGCGCGGGTCGAGGGGGTGTCCGGCACTTGGAAGGAGCTCACCGACTCCGTCAACTTCATGGCCGGGAACCTGACGTCCCAGGTGCGCCAGATCGCCCAGGTGACCACGGCCGTGGCCCGCGGCGACCTCTCCCAGAAGATCGACGTGGACGCGCGCGGCGAGATCCTGGAGCTGAAGAACACCATCAACACGATGGTCGACCAGCTCTCGGCCTTCGCCGAGCAGGTGACCCGGGTGGCCCGGGACGTGGGTACGGAGGGCCGGCTCGGCGGTCAGGCGCAGGTGCCAGGTGTGGCCGGCGTGTGGCGCGACCTGACGGACTCCGTGAACGGCATGGCCGGGAACCTGACGTCCCAGGTGCGCAACATCGCGCAGGTCGCCACCGCGGTGGCGCGCGGCGACCTGTCGCAGAAGATCGAGGTCGATGCCCGGGGCGAGATCCTGGAGCTGAAGAACACCCTCAACACGATGGTGGACCAGCTCTCGAACTTCGCGGAGCAGGTGACCCGGGTGGCCCGCGAGGTGGGCACCGAGGGCATCCTGGGCGGCCAGGCCGAGGTGAAGGGCGTCTCCGGCACCTGGAAGGACCTCACCCAGTCCGTCAACTTCATGGCGAACAACCTGACCTCGCAGGTGCGCAACATCGCCGAGGTGACCACGGCGGTCGCCATGGGCGACCTCTCCAAGAAGATCACCGTCGATGCCAAGGGCGAGATCCTGGAGCTCGTCACCACGGTGAACACGATGGTGGACCAGCTGTCCTCCTTCGCCGAGCAGGTGACGCGGGTGGCCCGCGAGGTGGGCACCGAGGGCATCCTCGGCGGCCAGGCCCGGGTGCGCGGGGTCACCGGCATCTGGAAGGACCTCAGCGACAACGTCAACACGATGGCCGGCAATCTGACCGCCCAGGTGCGCGGGATCGCCCAGGTCTCGACCGCGGTGGCCAACGGCGACCTGACCAAGACGGTCACGGTCGAGGCGCGCGGCGAGGTCGCGCAGCTCGCCGACACCGTCAACACGATGGTCAAGACCCTGTCGTCCTTCGCCGACGAGGTCACGCGCGTGGCCCGCGAGGTGGGTACGGAGGGCCGCCTGGGCGGCCAGGCGCACGTGCCCGGGGTCTCGGGGACGTGGAAGGACCTCACCGACTCGGTGAACTTCATGGCCTCCAACCTCACCGGCCAGGTGCGGCAGATCGCCATGGTCACGACGGCCATCGCCAAGGGCGATATGACCAAGAAGATCGACATCGACGCGCGCGGGGAGATCCTGGAGCTCAAGACCACGATCAACACGATGGTCGACCAGCTCTCCTCCTTCGCCGACCAGGTGACCCGGGTGGCCCGCGAGGTGGGTACGGAGGGCATCCTGGGCGGCCAGGCCCGCGTGCGGGACGTGGACGGCACCTGGCGGGACCTGACCGAGTCCGTGAACGAGATGGCCGGAAACCTCACCCGGCAGGTGCGCGCCATCGCGGCCGTGGCCACCGCGGTGACGCGGGGCGATCTCAACCTGAAGATCGACGTGGACGCGGCGGGCGAGATCCAGGTCCTCCAGGACAACATCAACACGATGATCGCCAACCTGCGCGACACCACCTTGGCCAACAAGGAGCAGGACTGGCTCAAGGGCAACCTCGCCCGCATCTCCGCCCTGATGCAGGGCCGCCGCGAGCTGGACGACGTGGCCTCGCTGATCATGAGCGAGCTGACCCCGGTGGTCTCCGCGCAGCACGGCGCGTTCTTCCTGGCGCTGCCGGCGGGCGGTACCCCCGAGATCGGGACGGACGGGGGCGCGGACGGCTCGTACGAGCTGCGGATGCGCGGGAGTTACGCGTACGCAGGCGGTCAGATGCCCATCTCCTTCCGGCCGGGGGAGGGGCTGATCGGGATGGTCGCCGAGGAGAAGCGGATGGTGCTCATCGAGAACACCCCGCCCGGCTACCTGAAGATCTCCTCCGGGCTCGGCGAGGCCCCGCCGGCGCACGTGATCGTGCTGCCGGTGCTCTTCGAGGGGAAGGTGCTCGGCGTCATCGAGCTGGCCTCCTTCCAGCCCTTCACGCAGATCCAGAAGGACTTCCTCAGCCAGATCGCCGAGATGATCGGTACGAGCGTCAACACCATCTCCGTCAACTCCAAGACGGAGATGCTGCTCAAGCAGTCGCAGGAGATGACCGAGCAGCTGCGCGAGCGCTCCGACGAACTGGAGAACCGGCAGAAGGCCCTTCAGGCCGCCAACGCCGAACTGGAGGAGAAGGCCGAACTGCTGGCCCAGCAGAACCGGGACATCGAGGTGAAGAACACCGAGATCGAGGAGGCCCGGCAGGTCCTGGAGGAGCGTGCCGAGCAGCTCGCGGTCTCGATGCGGTACAAGAGCGAGTTCCTGGCGAACATGTCGCACGAGCTGCGGACCCCGCTCAACTCCCTGCTGATCCTGGCCAAGCTGCTCGCCGACAACGCGGACGAGAACCTCTCGCCGAAGCAGGTGGAGTTCGCCGAGACCATCCACGGCGCCGGCTCCGACCTGCTCCAGCTGATCAACGACATCCTCGACCTGTCGAAGGTCGAGGCCGGGAAGATGGACGTCTCCCCGACCCGGATCGCGCTGGTCCAGCTCGTCGACTACGTGGAGGCCACCTTCCGGCCGCTGACCGCGGAGAAGGGGCTCGACTTCTCGGTACGGGTCTCCCCGGAGCTCCCGGCGACCCTGCACACCGACGAGCAGCGGCTGCTCCAGGTGCTGCGCAACCTGCTGTCGAACGCGGTGAAGTTCACCGACACGGGGGCGGTGGAGCTGGTGATCCGGCCCGCCGGGGCCGATGTGCCCATCGCGATCCGCGAGCAGCTCCTGGAGGCCGGTTCGCTGCGGGAGGCCGACGCGGACCTGATCGCCTTCTCGGTGACCGACACCGGGATCGGGATCGCCGCGAGCAAGATGCTGGTGATCTTCGAGGCGTTCAAGCAGGCCGACGGGACGACCAGCCGCAAGTACGGCGGCACCGGCCTCGGACTGTCCATCAGCCGGGAGATCGCCCGGCTGCTGGGCGGGGAGATCCACGCGGCGAGCGAACCCGGCCGCGGGTCGACCTTCACGCTGTACCTGCCGCTGCACCCGAGCGAGCTGCCCCCGCAGGGGTACGCGCCGCCGACGCCCGGTGGGGCGCGCGGGGAGCTGTACCGCCGCCCGGCCGCCGAGGAGGTGCGGCCCGAGCTGCCGGCGGCGCCGGTGGCGCAGGGCCCCGTAGGGTCCGTGGGGCCGATGGCGCTGCCGCGGGCCGGGGAACCGGCCGGGCAGGGGTCCTCGGCGCTGTTCCGGCGGCGCCGCAAGGCGATGGCCGAGCCGCCGCTGCGGGCGGAGGTGCCCGGACAGGGCGACGCGGACGCGTGGTTCGTGGAGGAGCCGCTGCCGCAGGCGCCGCGGACGTACGACTTCCACGGCGAGCGGGTGCTGATCGTGGACGACGACGTGCGCAACGTCTTCGCGCTGACCAGCGTGCTGGAGCAGCACGGTCTGGCGGTGCTGTACGCGGAGAACGGCAGGGAGGGCATCGAGGTCCTGGAGCAGCACGACGACGTGGCGCTCGTGCTGATGGACATCATGATGCCGGAGATGGACGGGTACGCGACGACCTCGGCGATCCGGCGGATGCCCCAGTTCGAGGGGCTGCCGATCATCGCGCTGACGGCGAAGGCCATGAAGGGGGACCGGGAGAAGGCGATCGAGTCCGGTGCCTCGGACTACGTGACCAAGCCGGTCGAACCCGACTACCTACTGTCGGTCATGGAAGGGCACATGCGCGGGGCCGGGGCGTGA
- a CDS encoding SpoIIE family protein phosphatase: MITARAAASFDPQGRSVAAARAFVRDTLQGWGFADIVDDAVVLTSELVTNAVVHAGTRAEVLCLRTEDGVRIEVADRYPERELPLQHPGDRPYADPDRENGRGLMLCAALATRWGVEYTATHKHVWFRLDMPDRPVGTRSAGPVVPDQLLPLADSRVRVAVLQIDSAGTVSAWNEDAEIIFGHLAAKAVGRPLAELAAWPQTPGTGTGIAEALRLSRWEGSYGIRGADGRVIPIYASHLRVRDAHGEPSIVCLLVHDDERALLQSPARVPMDGGHLTETRPTDPFEIFIGSPAPDDLDGLLQRTVERARDLLDADSAFLLLATDDETELEVRATTGLPSTRQRFARVPVEAGTNRYGSARMPAVHEDLIVVPGAVPLLEATGMRSAITVPLKVEGRLTGSLGVASEIPGRYSNEDALRLQFAADRIALAVESARLGELERLRRGSLSFLVEASDLLAGTLDRDQTLALMAQMTVPTLATWCAVYTIADQASDPFLSYVLHEDEERIDGLKALLAQVSPPEPVRESGARPWPETSLAVGGETVVLPLLARNRVIGMLTLGKPSEEHFRQEILELAEDLSRRAALALDNARLYSERTAISRSLQRSLLPPGSPTIPGIEVEVIYRAAGEGNEVGGDFYDVFPIRPGVYGFAIGDVCGTGPEAAAVTGLARHALRLLAREGLGGPAVLERLNAAILDEGDRSRFLTLLYGELHPQPDGGAHMKVVCAGHPLPLRLRPNGEVTPAADPQPLLGVLDDLDLYEQTLTLDPGDVLLCVTDGVTERREGTRMLGDDGLTEVLTTCTGLTAGAVASRVLRAVERFAAEPASDDMAILAFRIPQQRDGD, encoded by the coding sequence GTGATCACGGCACGGGCGGCTGCCAGTTTCGATCCACAGGGGCGTTCAGTCGCTGCTGCCCGCGCATTCGTCCGCGACACCCTCCAGGGCTGGGGTTTCGCCGACATCGTCGACGACGCGGTGGTCCTCACCAGCGAGCTCGTCACCAACGCCGTGGTCCACGCCGGCACCCGCGCCGAAGTCCTGTGCCTGCGCACCGAGGACGGCGTACGGATCGAGGTCGCCGACCGCTACCCGGAGCGCGAGCTCCCGCTCCAGCACCCCGGCGACCGCCCGTACGCGGACCCCGACCGCGAGAACGGCCGCGGGCTCATGCTCTGCGCCGCCCTCGCCACCCGCTGGGGCGTCGAGTACACGGCCACGCACAAGCACGTGTGGTTCCGGCTCGACATGCCGGACCGCCCGGTCGGTACCCGCTCCGCGGGACCCGTCGTCCCCGACCAGCTCCTGCCCCTGGCCGACAGCCGCGTCCGCGTCGCCGTCCTGCAGATCGACTCCGCCGGCACGGTCTCCGCCTGGAACGAGGACGCCGAGATCATCTTCGGCCACCTCGCCGCGAAGGCCGTCGGCCGCCCGCTCGCCGAGCTGGCCGCCTGGCCGCAGACCCCCGGCACCGGCACCGGCATCGCCGAGGCCCTGCGCCTGTCCCGCTGGGAGGGCAGCTACGGCATCCGCGGCGCCGACGGCCGCGTGATCCCCATCTACGCCTCCCACCTGCGGGTCCGCGACGCCCACGGTGAGCCCTCCATCGTCTGCCTGCTCGTGCACGACGACGAGCGCGCCCTGCTGCAGAGCCCCGCACGGGTCCCCATGGACGGCGGCCACCTGACCGAGACCCGCCCCACGGACCCCTTCGAGATCTTCATCGGCTCCCCCGCCCCCGACGACCTCGACGGCCTCCTCCAGCGCACCGTGGAACGCGCCCGCGACCTCCTCGACGCCGACTCCGCCTTCCTCCTCCTCGCCACCGACGACGAGACCGAGCTCGAAGTCCGCGCCACCACGGGCCTGCCCTCCACCCGCCAGCGCTTCGCCCGCGTCCCCGTCGAAGCCGGCACCAACCGGTACGGCAGCGCCCGCATGCCCGCCGTCCACGAGGACCTCATCGTCGTCCCCGGTGCGGTACCCCTCCTGGAAGCCACCGGCATGCGCTCCGCCATCACCGTCCCCCTCAAGGTCGAGGGCCGCCTCACCGGCTCGCTCGGCGTCGCCTCCGAGATCCCCGGCCGCTACTCCAACGAGGACGCCCTGCGCCTGCAGTTCGCCGCGGACCGCATCGCCCTCGCCGTGGAATCGGCCCGCCTCGGCGAGCTCGAACGACTGCGCCGCGGCTCCCTCTCCTTCCTCGTCGAGGCCTCCGACCTGCTCGCCGGCACCCTGGACCGCGACCAGACCCTGGCCCTCATGGCCCAGATGACCGTCCCCACCCTCGCCACCTGGTGCGCCGTCTACACCATCGCCGACCAGGCCTCCGACCCGTTCCTCTCCTACGTCCTGCACGAGGACGAGGAGCGCATCGACGGCCTCAAGGCCCTGCTCGCCCAGGTCAGCCCGCCCGAGCCGGTCCGCGAGTCCGGCGCCCGCCCCTGGCCCGAGACCTCCCTGGCCGTCGGCGGCGAGACGGTGGTCCTCCCCCTCCTCGCCCGCAACCGCGTCATCGGCATGCTGACCCTCGGCAAGCCCTCGGAGGAGCACTTCCGCCAGGAGATCCTCGAACTCGCCGAGGACCTTTCCCGCCGCGCCGCCCTCGCCCTGGACAACGCCCGCCTGTACTCCGAGCGCACCGCCATCAGCCGCTCGCTCCAGCGCAGCCTGCTGCCGCCCGGCTCCCCCACCATCCCCGGCATCGAGGTCGAGGTCATCTACCGCGCCGCCGGCGAGGGCAACGAGGTGGGCGGAGACTTCTACGACGTCTTCCCCATCCGCCCCGGCGTCTACGGGTTCGCCATCGGCGACGTCTGCGGTACGGGCCCGGAGGCGGCCGCCGTCACCGGCCTGGCCCGCCACGCCCTGCGCCTCCTGGCCCGCGAGGGCCTAGGCGGCCCGGCCGTACTGGAGCGCCTCAACGCGGCGATCCTCGACGAGGGCGACCGCAGCCGCTTCCTCACCCTCCTCTACGGCGAGCTGCACCCCCAGCCCGACGGCGGCGCCCACATGAAGGTCGTCTGCGCGGGCCACCCGCTGCCGCTGCGCCTGCGCCCGAACGGCGAGGTGACCCCGGCCGCCGACCCGCAGCCCCTCCTCGGCGTCCTGGACGACCTCGACCTCTACGAACAGACCCTCACCCTGGACCCGGGCGACGTCCTCCTCTGCGTCACCGACGGCGTCACCGAACGCCGCGAGGGCACCCGCATGCTCGGCGACGACGGCCTCACCGAGGTCCTCACCACCTGTACGGGCCTCACCGCCGGCGCCGTCGCCTCCCGCGTCCTGCGCGCGGTGGAACGCTTCGCCGCCGAACCCGCCTCCGACGACATGGCCATCCTGGCCTTCCGCATCCCCCAGCAGCGCGACGGCGACTGA